One Mobula birostris isolate sMobBir1 chromosome 23, sMobBir1.hap1, whole genome shotgun sequence genomic window, gttattatttattgcattgattCATAAAAATAGTTCTCCTCTTGCATACATTCTCTTGGCTGTTTTGGGGATTACGGATAGTGGCAGAAACAGAAGCAGAGGCCACTCTAGAACCTTCCAGAGATAATCACACTTCTGTTAAATTCCACCACTTTAGAAGTCCCTGATACTATACAAAGCTGACGTTAGAAGATTGATAGCTTGACGATATGATGTCACTATGAATTAAGAATTATAATGAAGTCCAGTTGCAGCCTAAAATAACCACGATATTAGAAAATTTTCTAAAACAATTGATACAGAGGAAAAAATAACACCGTGAAAaccatatttaaaaataaaactacTTTAAAAATGAATGTACTTAGAGCTATTTTATACAGGATGGAGAAATAAAATACATATTCATCAATTGGTACAAAGATACATATTGCAGCAGGTTTACAGGCATACCTCGACAAAAAACTAGACAGCTAGAAGTCAGGGTTCCAATAAGAGATAAAatcaagttaaattaaaatacctTCATTATTTAAAAAACCTGAAAAAGTTTCCTTCTGCATATGAATAaaaagaaaacacagaatatacagTAATATTTCGCTGAACTTATTATCAAATGTTGTAACCATTTTCAATAGCTCCTCCATTGCATTCTTTAGTGAACAATGTTTAAACATTAAGAAATCATTAAGTAGTTACAGAGTAGAATGGGTTGGTGGATGAGGCAAATTTTCTAGAAATCTGCTAAAAAGCAGGATTGAAAGCCACTATTTTCAGATGAGATAGGTTTAGAGGCTGCAATTCTCTGCAGAATACATTTCCGTCTCTCCTGCTGCAACCAGTAAAGCATCTCCACTTTGTCCCGCTTCATTTTCTCTACATATGGCCGTCCCTGTAAGCAGAGGTTGCATCCTTTTAATACAAATTATTGACAAGTGTACTGTCCACAGTAAGCAGTCAGCTACAAAATtgaatagttcaaagtaaatttactatcaaagtacatatgttacaatatacaaccctgagatttgttttcttgttggcattcttAATAAATCTAATGAGCATAatgaatcaatgaaacaccacacCCAACAAGGCAGACAAACAGAATACAaacgacaacaaactgcgcaaatacaaaacacgggaaataataaataaataaatacataaataaatattgaaatcatgagatgcagagtccttgCAAGTTAGTCAgtaggttgagggaacatttcagtgatggggcaagtgaagttgtcccctgtggttcaagagcccgatagTTAAGCGGTAAGATGGTTAATGGCTTACTAAAAAGTGAAAAGAATTTCCCTCTTCTATTATATAAACTTAATAAAATGATTTTATTATTAAGAATATTTAATTAGCATTTAAGCCAAAAACAATTTGAGTGTTTTTGTCTTAgagtcataaacacaaaatattacACCAATAacaaaacacacagaatgctggaggaactcagcaggccaggcagcatccatggaaaaaagtaaacagttgacatttcaggctgagacccttcatgaggtctgaaaagaaagagaagtcagagcaaCAAGTTGAAGAATACCCTATTTAGTAATACCGTGCAACACATTAATTTGTTCTGGTGCTTATGGACCTAGGATCCATACACTGGCCAATACATAGCCCGTGTATTTTAATAAAGGCATTAGCCTGGGCTGTGCACTGCATTGCGAGGAACTCTGTGCTAATCTTCCTATTGCTGTGTATGGCTGTCTCAAGAACCAAGTACAAATTCCTAATCCCCGCCTACAGGGTGCTCCCACAGAAATAAAGTGTGAGGGCTGAGGCTGGGCAGGCCAGGGTGAATGGATACAGAAGTTTAACGCTGAGGGCTGCACCTAGCCCATATAGCAATTGTGAGCCACGGCTGAGGACTGGCAGTACCTGGACAGATCACACATATCCTACAGTTCTTGCAGGAGGTGACGAAAGATGCCATCCTCTCAGCACTTCCTGGTCCATACCCTTCCACCTGGTAACATATTCAATGGTGACCGCTTGCCATTGGACCATTAAACAAAAATTCCAGGTTGGAGAAAGCTGAAATAAAGAGAGTCAGTGGCTTCCAACATGGAGTATATGGATACAGTAATGTCCTTCAGACAATGTCACAGCCAGGGTGCAGTCTTGTGTCCCCACATCCCAGAAATGAATGGCTGCATCACTTACCCCAGTAACCctcccacctcacccccccaaAGTACCAACTCTCATGGGTGACCTTTCCACATTGAGCCATGAGCGATTGTTGTTGCAGGTGCACCAGCAGAGAGAAGCAGGATTTGTGTCAGTTCCCCAGCACAGCAGCAGGGAGGGGAAAAGTCTGCAACGGGCCCCTAGCAGAGCTGCTCCTGGTAATATGTCTCTTTATATAAAATGCAAGAATTAGTACTAATTCCATTGGCACTCTCTGCTCTGGGAATGACTCCTGAGAGCTAAGCAAGGCCTCAACATATGCAAAACATTAAAAAACATCTAACCACATCATCCAAATTTTGTATTGTAGTTCAGGTGCAAGACAAATTCCCTCAGAAGTACATTTAGAGAGCAAAGAATTGAACACCATCATCTCTACCTTGAAAGTAACTACATCCTCAAAATTATCTTTGATTTTCTTTAGTATTTTGGACAATGGATTTTCAATTTGTGATAAGTCAGAATAAAACTTATCCCTCTTCTTGGACTCTTTTAACCTCATTACTGAAGTACCTGCATAACCTGTGAAACAAAATGCAGAGAAGGCATGATTACCACCATTTTTTTTTCCAGCTAagtcaaaaaaaaacttttacatTTGAGGGAAGAATAAATATCATAAACATCAATCATCTTTCCAAGCACAGTAGGAGGCCATTCACCCAACAGTTCTATCTGTTCACTGTTTGAACAAAATAAAATgtgcctccaccatcacctctccccacccctgCTATCCTGCTGGCTTATCCCAGAGCCCTGCATCTTTCCCAGTTGGAATCTTTGTCCAATTAATTACATAAAACCTGCAGCAATCtctggaagggttttcacaggaATAAAGAATCCTATGAACATCATAAACCTCCTTATTTCCTTGTTCCTTTTCTTACATTCATTACAAAATTAAAAAAGTCTATCCAGATTAACAGATGTTCAATATCATTAATGGGAAAATATTCTTTTCTGAATCACGGATGTTGAAGTAAATGGATCGCTGAGAGAACAACTGACAAAAATTTCATGTTAATTACTGAGACTGAAAATTTTTACCATCTTGTCCTAAGGGCAAATTTGTCCTTGTGGAAACAATGAGATTTTCACTTTCATTGAATACAATAGCAAACTTGTAGGGAAAAAAAACTATCATTGAGGCAGATGAAAGTGGCAAAATATTTATGATGAGAAATTATCATTATTGCACTGATTTTTTATGCCCCTAAATTCAAAGACCTTCAAAATGATGTTTGTAATGCATGGATATGGAATGTATCAGACAAGAAGTCTTGTTTTTAGAGATCCATTTAAGTTCTTCATCCATTATTAACAAAAGAGCACTTTATCTTTTAAAAGCAAAAACAAgagtaaaaacaaaaaaagattCAAACAGCTTGCAATGCCAATCTTATATTTGCAGGCTTAACCTTAAATACCTAAACATAACCTATAGCCACAGAGAAGATATCTCCACTCCCAACATCTTCTAATACCATTTAAAGGGAAGCTCGCCCACCTGCAGGTTAGATAGCCAGTGAATTCTTCTAGCTGTCACTGCAATTTGACAAGTATCTGATCCTCTCCAAACTTATATGAATTAGCAAACGCTTATTACGAATGCTCAAGGACTTCTCTTTGACTTCAAGGCTTCAACATAAAGAAGTTGATGCCTGACATGCTGCAATAGTTGGATTAGGATTCAGCATGCCTGGGAGAATAAGGCTACATAAAGCAGGACAAGTTAATGGAAGAGTGCAGGAAAGGAGGAGAATGGTTTTCAGCAGGGGGCTTTTTCAACTAAACGTGGGGCTAGTTTTCAACTAAATACTTCTACCTGAACTTCAGCAACAACTAAACTGTGAGGTATCTGTGCATCAGCAATTCAGTAAAATCTGTGAAGTCACAACATCTACCTCGCAACTGAGCCTAGGCCACATTAAGTAGCTGTTAAGGACAGTGAATATTTTTCAATCTGTCCTCTTTCAGGCTAAAAGCCAGAATACTTGCAACATCCATTTCTTTGTAAGGGATACCTGGGAGTCAGTAGTAAATAGAGGGATGTTGCAAAACTTCATCAAAACTCTCAACATAAAGGAAGCCACCTGCTTTTCACTCTTGCAATAAAGAGTAAATGGACTTGACAGTTGTTTGAGTTTCCCCTGCTGCAAGGTTCCATTTATTTAGCACACTGTCTACTGTTGCATATCAACTATTCCCTGCAATGATACAGAAAGGCAATAACAACTGGTGTGTGAACATAGGGAACAAATAATACAAGTCAATGTCCTGTATTCTCACCCTAAGGCGGCTGTTATGTCAACTACACTTTAGCATATTTAAAGGTGGCTAATTGGTCTTAAAAGCTATGTTGACAAAAAGGATAATGAGGCCAGTGAGTAACCAATTTCTAAGTCTATGACACACATGAAACAAAAGCCATGATATTACAATAAATGAAATGAAATTACACCAAGTATTGGGACTGCAAGGTGAGCGATGGTTAGCTACAATCCTTGATACCAACAACAGCTTCCTAATTCACCTTTTTCAAAGAAGCGGTTGGGGTTGGATGCAAATTGTTCAAAATGTTCAAGTTTGCTCAAAATACACTCTCGTTCTTGAATCAGTTGGACAGCCTTTTCCCATATATCCAGTGCCTGAGACAAAAGAAGAAACAATTTCTCATTCTCATAGTCTCAGCATCATTCCAGATGATCTAAAAATAGCTTCAGCAATAATCAGGTGATGAAAACACAAATATGAGGTCAAATTTACGAAACAGAAGACATTTTAGATCACCTCCATCCCAAAATAAACTTGAAACTTCTACTATTTCCTACTATAAACTTAATCCCCCATTGTCACTGATTAGAATTTAAATGCCTTATTCCATGTTGTGTCCTTATGTTTAGTAATAATCAGGCATGGTAATAATAACGTGATATCTTGATGGGAGAGGAATAGGGTTTTGGAGATTGAGGGCTGGGaaaaacaaaggagatggagGAGAATTAGAGAATGAGGATGAGGAAAAGAAAATGTTTAGAAATGAGAATCAGACAATGGGATGGTGGAGCACTGTTAGTGACTGGGGCGTGATGaaatcaagttcaaagtaaatgtatcatcaaagtaaatatatgttaccatataccttGATAAATAActtaagattcatcttcttgcaggcatgtaCAGGGAAAACACAATACTGTAATTTAACACCGAACTTTACATAAACAGAGACCAATAAACATCAACATGCAAAAAGACAAAccgaacaaataaaaataatactgagaacatgagctgtaaagaatccttgaaagtgagtctgtagatcatagaatcagtttagtgtagtggtgaatgaagttaaccatgtcagttcaggagcctgatggttgtaggaaaataacttttcctgaaactGGTGTGTGGGGCttaagacttctgtacctcctgcctgatgatagtagtgagaagagggtgtgGCTCGGATGGAGAGATTCTTTGATGATGGGTGCCACTTTCCTATGGCAGCACTCCACGTAAAtgtattcaatggtggggagtgctttgcctttgatggactgggctgtatccaccactttctaaaGTTTTTTTCAATTCCTGGGTATTGCAGTTTCCATTCAAGACTGTGATGCAACTAATTAGGATACTCAAgcaagacacatcaaagttgctggtgaatgcagcaggccaggcagcatctctaggaagaggtacagtcgacgtttcaggccgagacccttcgttaggatactctccactgtgaatctataagtttgtcaaatgttgtcaattttttggtgacatgctgaatctatgcaaacttttaagaaagcagtggtgctgtcatgccttctttgtgacgaTACTTACATGCTTATCCCAGTTTGGATCCTCTGATATATTGATGCAAAGgaatttaaaacaactgacccTCTTCCACCTCCATTCCCCTGACGAAGACATGCTCATGGACCTTCGGCTTAATGCCATGAACAATTTTTTGTCGATGGAAAAGAAGTCAGACAGCTTGAGGAAAAGTCAGTCAAAGATTCTGTTGAGGAAGCAATCACTGAAGAGGCATGCTAGAGAGTCAGGCGCAGGTTAAGTAGCATGAAGAGATGAAAGCACAAAAGGCAGATGTGGGGAGAAATGACAAAGGAGAAAGCTACATTAGAGACACGGATTGAATTGTGATCACAAAAGGCAGCGAGATTTAAATTATCAAATGGATTTTCCAGTATGTCAGCAAAACCATAACACAATTATCTTAAAAAGGAACACTTAGTTCTAACCTGTTAGCTTAAATAATACAAACTAAGAAATTTAAGTTGCTCAACAGCAATGTTAGATATTGAGAGCTTGCAACTGAATTAAGATTCAAGGCAGTTATTTTTAAATCACAATATTTAAATGTGGAGAATAGCTCAACATTGTAAAAGACTGAGAGAATAGGGGAATTGTTCAGTTCAATGAGAGGGCAAGTTACATTAGAAAAAATAGAATTACCCGTATTGATCACCATGAAGATGGGATGAATGTTGCTGTGACAACTAAAAGAAGAGCAAAAACAGTGGTTTTCCCTATAGCATTGCACTCGAGAAGAAAGCACAACACTCCAGGGAGACAAGGGGAATGAATTACTCAGTCTTACATAGATCAATTATTCACTTGAGGCAATGAGATTTAAGTAAGGACTTTACATTTTAGATGTAAAATGTGACCAAATAATAGAATAGAGAAAGCGATGATGTTTGTagaaaaataagaaaaaagaaGTTTACAGCAAACAATCTATAGGTCTTCTTGGGGGCTCAAGACTGGGCCAGCCAGCCCAGCTAAAAATCTCAGGTGATTTCATCCTGCGCAGCACCAAAATTCTGAGATAAAGGTTAATGCCAGAGCCTTTAAGATCTGGACTTTTGTAGAACAGATGGAGCCTTGCAAACAAGTGCAAGTAGCTTTCAGGATACATACCTGAACAAATCCTGCAAGAGAATTACAACATTGTCACTGGGTTTGGATGCCTGTGTGACTCAATTTCCCGgagagcgatgttggctggagtcagggctttaaactttgactcttggtagggtcacccattccaaacaggtcaaagggtagaggacagactaagcatggcccactggtcctccaggttcagaggttcaacttggggctagcaaccctgacTGCTAAAGCaaaacagcaatgaggaatccttctacatctggatgtgatggtattcctgagtctccacccaggacttgcatgactgacagtggtgaaaaccgagaggaagctactgacgcaatgaaggaaggcctgaacgCTGCCAGGGATGGAACACCCTCATGCTGCCAtaaatgccagcagtgtaacagACAGTATGTAAGTAAGGAGGTACCTTAACAAATGCAAAGGAACCTTGTGGGCAAGAATATTTCAGGATAAAACACAAGTACACAATACACTGATATTTCCTTTAGGAGTTAAGTTATACTTGGCACTGTGTTGttcttacagcatagaaacagcatTAAGTTCTGAGCAAAACCAGCAACATATTTTTATCTACATACCTTGGAAACCTGGGCTCTGTGTTTTTGTGAGCTATATTTAATGGCCATATCAAGACGTTCTCTATCGGGGACATGGAGAAGGATCCAAATGCGTTGTAGTCTGTTCTGTAAATGATCTATATCTTCAATATCAGGGCTTTTCCCAAGCTGCATCTGAACCTGTACTTTTTCCTAATTTTGGTGTTGGACAAAGAATAAACAAAAACAAGTGTATGCTGTAGAGATCTATTTTGTACAAATTTAAAACATTATTTTTAAAGAAAGCACATTAC contains:
- the LOC140186840 gene encoding coiled-coil domain-containing protein 87-like, with amino-acid sequence MQLGKSPDIEDIDHLQNRLQRIWILLHVPDRERLDMAIKYSSQKHRAQVSKALDIWEKAVQLIQERECILSKLEHFEQFASNPNRFFEKGYAGTSVMRLKESKKRDKFYSDLSQIENPLSKILKKIKDNFEDVVTFKGRPYVEKMKRDKVEMLYWLQQERRKCILQRIAASKPISSENSGFQSCFLADF